A genomic window from Zootoca vivipara chromosome Z, rZooViv1.1, whole genome shotgun sequence includes:
- the LOC118084291 gene encoding LOW QUALITY PROTEIN: aurora kinase C-like (The sequence of the model RefSeq protein was modified relative to this genomic sequence to represent the inferred CDS: substituted 1 base at 1 genomic stop codon), which yields MYSLSKYRVNSMTSAQRVACKDTNTQSSLTPSGSLLAHRAISSSTKHGPKDSGAQNMAVAGRVPIESGSMAQPPKEGPERVFTIEDFEIGRPLGKGKFGNVYLAREKESKFIVALKVLFKFQMEKESVEHQLRREIEIXCHLSHPNILRLYNYFHDWKRVYLILEYAPRGELYKELQKHRSATYMEELADALLYCHSKKVIHRDIKPENLLMGLKGELKIADFGWSVHAPSLRRKTMCGTMDYLPPEMIEGKPHNEKVDHWCIGILCYEFLVGHPPFETASAPETYRCIVSVDLKFPPFVTEGARDLISKLLRHNPADRLSLQGVMEHPWVKANLRRVLPPVYNAGPVN from the coding sequence ATGTATAGCCTTTCCAAATATCGGGTGAACAGCATGACAAGTGCTCAGAGGGTTGCCTGTAAGGATACCAACACTCAGTCATCCCTCACCCCATCTGGATCGCTTTTGGCCCACAGAGCTATTTCCAGCAGCACAAAGCACGGCCCAAAGGATTCAGGTGCCCAGAATATGGCTGTCGCCGGCAGGGTCCCTATTGAGTCTGGCTCCATGGCTCAGCCACCAAAGGAAGGCCCTGAGCGCGTATTCACCATTGAGGACTTTGAGATTGGGCGTCCTCTGGGCAAAGGCAAGTTTGGGAACGTCTACCTGGCTCGGGAGAAAGAATCCAAGTTCATTGTGGCACTCAAGGTGCTCTTCAAATTCCAAATGGAGAAGGAATCCGTGGAACATCAGCTACGACGGGAGATTGAAATCTAGTGTCACCTCAGCCACCCCAATATCCTGCGTCTTTACAACTACTTCCACGACTGGAAGCGTGTATATCTGATCCTGGAGTATGCCCCTCGCGGCGAGCTCTACAAGGAACTGCAGAAGCACCGGAGCGCCACGTACATGGAAGAGCTGGCTGATGCCCTCCTGTACTGTCACAGCAAGAAGGTCATTCACCGTGACATCAAGCCGGAGAACTTGCTTATGGGGCTGAAGGGGGAGCTGAAGATTGCTGATTTTGGCTGGTCCGTGCATGCCCCCTCGCTCAGGAGAAAGACCATGTGTGGGACTATGGACTACCTGCCCCCTGAGATGATTGAAGGCAAACCACACAATGAGAAGGTGGATCACTGGTGCATTGGGATCCTGTGTTACGAGTTCCTGGTGGGGCACCCGCCCTTCGAGACCGCCTCCGCCCCAGAGACATATCGCTGCATTGTATCAGTAGATCTTAAGTTCCCCCCATTTGTGACAGAAGGGGCCCGGGACTTGATTTCAAAGCTGCTACGCCACAACCCGGCTGATCGACTGTCACTTCAGGGTGTGATGGAGCACCCTTGGGTGAAAGCCAACTTGCGGCGGGTGCTGCCTCCTGTCTATAACGCTGGGCCTGTGAACTAG